Proteins from a single region of Rhipicephalus sanguineus isolate Rsan-2018 chromosome 5, BIME_Rsan_1.4, whole genome shotgun sequence:
- the LOC119393600 gene encoding uncharacterized protein LOC119393600: protein MAKKKMIAKKKENRKTQQEPQKEQRRGVVYVRHIPHGFYEEEMKKYFSQFGTVTNLRLSRSGKTGGSRGYAFIEFLSEDVAKIVADTMDGYLFFNKIMKCSVIPREHVHEGLFRHFRYPFPLRKEVVRTVHNRRRTAESEKRSAHRRLATLERTKAQLRKMGVRCDFVPEVPTELLEPLDSKDTSRASAVTDSGLPSFVVDSSDDSIDFKTPPGTKKRRKVKPVEPAVTLVDVTPGRHSRSPKKSVKLLTSPSPKTRRRGPVVSTPHDVKSKAGSKKSPTPKATPVSKRNRKATPAKT from the exons ATGGCTAAGAAAAAAATGATTGCGAAGAAAAAGGAGAATAGAAAG ACCCAACAGGAGCCGCAGAAGGAGCAGAGACGTGGCGTCGTCTATGTCAGACACATCCCGCACGGTTTCTACGAAGAAGAAATGAAGAAGTACTTCTCACAGTTCGGCACAGTGACAAACCTAAGGCTGTCAAGAAGTGGGAAG ACTGGCGGTAGCCGTGGCTATGCATTTATCGAGTTCCTGTCCGAAGATGTTGCCAAGATTGTTGCTGACACCATGGATGGTTATCTCTTcttcaacaaaataatgaaat GCAGCGTGATACCTAGGGAGCACGTGCACGAGGGTCTGTTCAGGCACTTCCGCTACCCTTTCCCACTGCGCAAGGAGGTGGTGCGCACCGTCCACAACCGCCGCCGCACGGCCGAGTCGGAGAAGCGCAGTGCCCATCGCCGCTTGGCCACGCTGGAACGAACAAAGGCCCAGCTGCGCAAGATGGGAGTACGCTGTGACTTCGTCCCTGAG GTTCCCACTGAGCTCTTAGAGCCGCTGGATTCCAAGGACACGAGCAGAGCTAGTGCAGTCACTGACTCGGGCTTGCCGTCCTTTGTGGTCGACTCGAGCGACGACAGCATCGACTTCAAGACGCCACCCGGCACAAAGAAGCGGCGGAAGGTAAAACCCGTCGAGCCAGCCGTAACCCTGGTGGATGTGACGCCTGGCCGACACAGTAGGTCACCCAAGAAATCGGTCAAGCTGCTCACCTCGCCAAGTCCCAAGACACGCCGTCGGGGTCCCGTTGTGTCCACCCCTCATGATGTCAAGTCCAAG